One Nonomuraea angiospora DNA segment encodes these proteins:
- a CDS encoding GNAT family N-acetyltransferase translates to MRRVVYNGERLGLRDVTEADASALHAVYGDAAATQHMPFAPRSLSEVAGLVAQALEAAAAEPRRLYVLAVIDTARRDVIGVARLHIEADHPHSAEIGFGLHPDQWGRGVGTDLVRLLLSFGFKQLGLHRVWGARSPSNLPAQLAMLTAGMVEEGRIRHHVHTPNGWRDSIVHSALQDEWTER, encoded by the coding sequence ATGCGGCGGGTGGTCTACAACGGCGAACGGCTCGGCCTCCGTGACGTCACGGAGGCCGACGCGAGCGCGCTGCACGCCGTCTACGGCGACGCCGCTGCCACGCAGCACATGCCGTTCGCGCCCCGCAGCCTGAGCGAGGTGGCGGGGCTGGTCGCCCAGGCCCTGGAGGCGGCCGCGGCCGAGCCACGCCGGCTCTACGTGCTGGCCGTGATCGACACGGCCCGCCGCGACGTGATCGGGGTGGCCCGCCTGCACATCGAGGCCGACCACCCGCACAGCGCCGAGATCGGCTTCGGCCTCCACCCCGACCAGTGGGGGCGCGGGGTCGGCACGGACCTCGTGCGCCTGTTGCTGTCGTTCGGCTTCAAGCAGCTCGGGCTGCACCGCGTCTGGGGCGCCCGTTCCCCGTCGAACTTACCCGCCCAGCTCGCGATGCTGACCGCCGGGATGGTCGAGGAAGGCCGCATCCGGCACCACGTGCACACGCCGAACGGGTGGCGCGACTCGATCGTGCACTCGGCGTTACAGGACGAGTGGACCGAACGCTAG